A single window of Micrococcaceae bacterium Sec5.1 DNA harbors:
- a CDS encoding ABC transporter permease, producing the protein MISYALRRLGAGIVLALLVTLITFFLLSGSLESVARERLGSAATPESLKALMTQLGFDRPAIVQYMDWLGSVLTGDFGTSLFTSQPVAPAVAARLGVTLSLVVTALIITVLVSVALGVWAATRGGLADKVSQGLSLIGYVVPGLLIAIVLVAVFAVNLKLLPATGFTPFAQNPGKWAASITIPVIVLVIGGVASMAAQIRGTMIGELRKDYVRTLRTRGVPTRSIVLRHALRNAASPALTVLSLEFIQMLGGALIIENVFALPGFGAYAFNASLQGDIPIIMGITLFSVMLVVTVNLITDVVNGWLNPKARIY; encoded by the coding sequence ATGATCAGTTACGCCCTCCGACGTCTTGGTGCAGGCATTGTCCTTGCGCTGCTCGTCACCCTCATCACTTTCTTCCTCCTCAGCGGATCCTTGGAATCTGTTGCCCGCGAACGCCTGGGCAGTGCAGCGACGCCAGAATCCCTGAAAGCACTGATGACCCAGCTTGGCTTCGATCGGCCGGCCATCGTCCAATACATGGACTGGCTCGGCTCGGTACTGACCGGTGATTTCGGTACTTCTCTTTTCACCAGCCAACCAGTGGCGCCTGCCGTTGCTGCGCGTCTGGGCGTCACGCTGTCGCTGGTCGTCACCGCGCTCATCATCACAGTGCTCGTCAGCGTTGCGCTGGGCGTCTGGGCGGCAACCCGAGGAGGACTCGCCGATAAGGTTTCCCAAGGCTTGTCCTTGATAGGTTACGTCGTCCCCGGGTTGCTCATCGCCATAGTCCTTGTGGCTGTGTTCGCCGTGAATCTGAAGTTGCTGCCTGCCACCGGTTTTACTCCCTTTGCGCAGAATCCTGGAAAGTGGGCGGCATCGATCACTATCCCTGTCATTGTGCTTGTCATTGGTGGAGTGGCCAGCATGGCTGCACAGATCCGCGGCACCATGATCGGGGAGCTCAGGAAAGACTACGTCCGTACCCTGCGGACCCGTGGTGTACCGACGCGGTCGATCGTGCTTCGCCACGCGCTTCGGAATGCTGCAAGTCCTGCCCTGACTGTCCTGTCCCTTGAATTTATTCAAATGCTCGGTGGTGCGCTCATCATCGAGAACGTGTTCGCGCTTCCTGGCTTTGGCGCTTACGCATTCAACGCCTCGCTCCAGGGCGATATCCCCATCATCATGGGCATCACTTTGTTCAGCGTCATGTTGGTTGTCACGGTGAACCTCATCACAGACGTAGTGAACGGCTGGCTCAACCCGAAGGCGAGAATCTATTGA
- a CDS encoding ABC transporter substrate-binding protein translates to MFPVLSRTTSLTRAAVAAVAVAALLSTAACSSSAPASEPTNSSRNEELSIAVQAQPASLDPAQLAEGQQSYIWASIFDTLLMVDKDNKIRPNAAESWKYSDDLRTLTLKLRSDLKFSSGDAVTSKDVAATLERTRTTPGQQQPKLAKVSSISAPDASTVVIQLSAPEPSLLNYLAQATGVIGDADTLASDTTKLRPTGSGPYVLSDKTVDGTEYVMERRDDYWNASAYPFKTVKVKVIQDRTAQYNALQAGEVKAALIQAPQRKQAEGAGFAVKEVQATAALVLVLADRKGELVPALANVKVRQAINMAFDRAQVVKALLNGLGKPTVQVFDPNSGAYDPGLEDAYSFDPAKARKLLAEAGYADGFSMTMPSTVISQSFEPVITQALSDIGVKVTWEPVPPQNTASSIASKKYPAVLWFYGLNSAGRQVGDMYAPEAFLNPFKWQDPEFDKLLQSIATEPDDTARDALYKKVNEYTVKQALNAPIAYVGTLWATAPGIDFLPTGVVLPTVRDFGVSGK, encoded by the coding sequence ATGTTCCCTGTCTTGTCCCGAACCACATCACTGACCCGTGCGGCAGTAGCCGCCGTCGCGGTAGCAGCGCTACTCTCCACGGCGGCGTGTTCCTCTTCCGCGCCGGCGTCGGAACCTACTAATTCCTCACGCAACGAGGAACTCAGCATTGCCGTTCAAGCCCAGCCGGCTTCGTTGGACCCGGCCCAGCTCGCTGAAGGACAGCAGTCCTACATCTGGGCATCAATTTTCGACACCCTTCTCATGGTGGACAAGGACAACAAGATCCGTCCCAACGCGGCTGAGAGCTGGAAATATTCTGATGACCTGCGCACGCTGACCCTCAAGCTTCGCAGCGACCTGAAGTTCAGTTCCGGAGACGCCGTCACTTCCAAGGACGTAGCCGCAACCTTGGAGAGGACCAGGACGACACCGGGCCAGCAACAGCCCAAGCTCGCCAAGGTGTCCTCCATTTCCGCCCCCGATGCCTCGACAGTAGTTATTCAGCTTTCCGCTCCGGAACCATCGCTGCTGAACTATCTGGCGCAAGCCACAGGCGTCATTGGTGACGCGGACACGTTGGCGTCCGACACCACCAAACTCCGCCCAACTGGCTCCGGACCCTACGTCCTCTCGGACAAGACTGTCGACGGCACCGAGTACGTCATGGAACGCCGGGATGACTACTGGAACGCCTCGGCCTATCCATTCAAGACCGTGAAGGTCAAGGTCATCCAGGACAGGACCGCCCAGTACAACGCGCTCCAGGCAGGGGAAGTAAAGGCAGCCCTGATCCAGGCCCCGCAACGCAAGCAGGCCGAAGGTGCAGGATTCGCAGTCAAGGAGGTGCAGGCTACGGCCGCTCTCGTTCTCGTCCTGGCCGACCGGAAGGGAGAACTCGTTCCTGCCCTGGCCAATGTAAAGGTCCGCCAGGCTATCAACATGGCCTTTGACCGGGCACAGGTGGTCAAGGCCCTCCTCAATGGACTGGGTAAGCCCACGGTCCAGGTGTTCGACCCCAACAGTGGAGCATACGATCCCGGGCTTGAAGATGCCTACAGCTTCGATCCGGCGAAGGCACGCAAGCTATTGGCTGAGGCAGGATACGCCGACGGTTTCTCCATGACGATGCCAAGCACGGTGATCTCCCAGTCCTTCGAGCCGGTGATCACGCAGGCTCTTTCGGACATCGGGGTGAAGGTGACGTGGGAACCTGTGCCTCCGCAGAATACGGCATCATCAATTGCCTCGAAGAAGTATCCGGCGGTTCTGTGGTTCTACGGTCTGAACAGCGCGGGCCGTCAGGTGGGCGACATGTACGCCCCTGAAGCCTTCCTCAACCCCTTCAAGTGGCAGGACCCTGAATTCGACAAGTTGCTTCAGTCCATTGCCACCGAACCAGACGATACAGCCCGCGATGCTCTGTATAAGAAGGTCAACGAATACACCGTGAAGCAGGCATTGAACGCGCCGATCGCCTACGTAGGCACGCTCTGGGCGACAGCTCCGGGCATTGATTTCCTCCCTACCGGGGTGGTTTTGCCGACCGTACGTGACTTCGGCGTATCTGGAAAATAG
- a CDS encoding TetR/AcrR family transcriptional regulator: MDSTTAPRKRYAKTLERRSAVARAALDIVLEKGHRALTTAEVAARASMSETAMLYHFPTRDHILVAAMELADEDYRAILTAEFHVIDGGKADWPPPAMAHLTLDDQATTRLFLALSAEAVNPEHPAHAYLKAHHEQVIFEFTEGVKRRQAKGIADPKLDPDRVARQMMAAWSGLRMQWLIDPSLDLTAAVSQSFLALNGYPLMKFKQEMTEFMSQS, encoded by the coding sequence ATGGACTCGACAACAGCCCCCCGGAAGCGGTACGCAAAAACACTTGAGCGCCGGTCTGCCGTAGCCCGGGCCGCCCTCGACATCGTCCTGGAGAAGGGGCATCGAGCTTTGACCACGGCGGAGGTGGCAGCGCGGGCCTCGATGAGCGAGACCGCCATGCTCTACCATTTCCCGACGCGCGACCACATTCTTGTCGCGGCCATGGAGCTGGCCGATGAGGATTATCGCGCCATCCTTACGGCCGAGTTTCACGTTATCGATGGCGGGAAGGCCGACTGGCCTCCACCCGCAATGGCTCACCTGACCCTGGATGACCAAGCTACGACCCGCCTGTTCCTCGCGTTAAGCGCAGAGGCAGTCAACCCCGAACATCCGGCCCACGCGTACCTGAAGGCCCACCATGAGCAGGTGATTTTTGAGTTCACTGAAGGAGTCAAAAGACGCCAGGCCAAGGGAATTGCTGATCCCAAACTCGATCCGGACAGGGTTGCCCGCCAAATGATGGCCGCATGGAGCGGTCTTCGCATGCAATGGCTTATCGACCCTTCCCTGGATCTGACGGCGGCAGTATCACAGTCATTCCTTGCCCTTAACGGTTACCCACTCATGAAGTTCAAACAAGAAATGACTGAATTCATGTCGCAAAGCTGA
- a CDS encoding LacI family DNA-binding transcriptional regulator yields the protein MQSRTAKATIYDVARQAGVNPSTVSRALNNPERVNARTRRFIEATASELNFQLNHAAQVLQTGSTKTLGLIVSDVTNPTFFGILREAGRVAAQRDYTVVLVNAAESPSKELASANRVINAVDGLILTSPRMSDTDIQLLAKTTQVVVINREVNGISCVIPDPDRGVSQAIRLLAGNGHKKVLFVAGPELSWMSARRWDAISAACEWCHLAAERIESAAPTVDGGRRVARAVKASGATAVITHNDLLAIGLMHELQNAGVVIPDALSIIGFDDIFGADFTTPSLTSIRSPLGQCGSLSAGLALASLSGTVQDPQTLPLDTELIIRGSAGPWKGVL from the coding sequence ATGCAATCGAGAACAGCCAAGGCAACTATCTATGATGTAGCGCGGCAAGCCGGCGTTAATCCATCAACAGTTTCCAGGGCACTCAATAATCCCGAAAGAGTCAATGCCCGCACAAGACGTTTCATTGAAGCAACCGCAAGTGAACTCAATTTTCAACTGAACCATGCCGCCCAAGTACTGCAGACAGGATCAACAAAGACGCTCGGGCTAATTGTTTCTGACGTCACCAATCCAACCTTCTTTGGCATTCTTCGCGAGGCAGGAAGAGTCGCGGCACAACGCGACTACACCGTGGTTCTGGTAAATGCAGCCGAGTCCCCGAGCAAAGAACTCGCTTCGGCCAATCGAGTTATCAATGCCGTGGACGGGCTGATTTTGACCAGCCCCCGCATGAGTGACACTGATATTCAGCTTCTAGCCAAGACCACACAGGTAGTCGTGATAAACCGGGAGGTAAATGGCATTAGTTGCGTCATCCCTGATCCAGACAGGGGTGTTAGCCAGGCAATCCGCCTCTTGGCAGGGAATGGGCACAAAAAGGTCCTCTTCGTCGCGGGGCCGGAATTGTCCTGGATGTCCGCCCGCCGATGGGACGCCATCTCGGCCGCCTGCGAGTGGTGCCATCTCGCAGCCGAACGCATCGAGTCGGCGGCACCAACCGTTGACGGGGGCAGGCGAGTCGCACGGGCCGTCAAGGCCTCGGGAGCAACGGCCGTCATCACCCACAACGATCTGCTGGCGATTGGCCTGATGCACGAACTCCAAAACGCGGGAGTTGTCATACCCGATGCCCTCAGCATCATAGGCTTTGACGATATTTTCGGCGCAGACTTCACCACGCCGTCATTGACAAGCATCAGGTCCCCGCTGGGGCAGTGCGGATCGTTGTCCGCCGGCCTGGCCCTGGCCTCCCTCTCCGGCACTGTTCAAGATCCCCAAACCCTGCCCTTAGACACCGAATTGATCATCCGGGGGTCTGCGGGACCTTGGAAGGGAGTCCTATAA
- a CDS encoding SDR family oxidoreductase, producing MTTAFADASLTPVQDLLSLAGRRAVITGGAQGLGKAIALRLAEAGADVLIGDVNADLALDAATEIANRFPVRTLGLGMDVTDAESVRLGALEAVESFGGIDIWVNNAGIFPSVPVLETTDRMWEQVFAVNTRGVFNGSREAARHMSNGNHGGVIVNIVSTAGFGGTAPGLSAYVGSKHAVRGITKQMALEFAPLGIRVLGVAPTFVPTEGNMAAAAAHAPADGTAAMDVMTNSLIGRMGTPDDIARVVLFCASDLSTIMTGSTLLADAGQTI from the coding sequence ATGACCACCGCATTCGCCGATGCCTCGCTCACCCCTGTCCAGGACCTGCTTTCCCTGGCCGGACGCAGGGCCGTCATTACCGGCGGCGCGCAAGGCCTGGGCAAAGCCATTGCACTCCGCCTGGCAGAAGCCGGTGCGGACGTGCTGATCGGGGACGTAAACGCGGACCTAGCCCTCGATGCCGCTACGGAAATCGCGAACCGCTTCCCGGTCCGGACACTAGGCCTGGGCATGGACGTCACCGACGCCGAATCGGTCCGGCTCGGCGCACTGGAAGCCGTGGAGTCATTCGGAGGTATCGACATCTGGGTCAACAACGCGGGCATCTTCCCCAGCGTCCCGGTCCTGGAGACGACTGACAGGATGTGGGAGCAAGTCTTTGCCGTCAACACCCGCGGCGTTTTCAATGGCTCCCGCGAAGCCGCACGCCACATGTCCAACGGGAATCACGGCGGCGTCATTGTCAACATCGTCTCCACGGCCGGATTCGGTGGGACGGCACCGGGCTTGTCCGCCTACGTCGGATCGAAACATGCTGTCCGTGGCATCACCAAGCAAATGGCCCTCGAGTTTGCCCCACTGGGCATCCGCGTGCTCGGCGTTGCCCCAACCTTTGTGCCAACCGAGGGCAACATGGCCGCCGCTGCTGCGCACGCCCCCGCAGATGGGACAGCGGCCATGGACGTCATGACCAACAGCCTCATTGGCCGGATGGGAACACCGGATGACATCGCACGCGTGGTCCTGTTCTGCGCAAGCGACCTGTCCACCATCATGACCGGCAGCACGCTCCTGGCCGACGCAGGCCAGACCATCTAA
- a CDS encoding family 1 glycosylhydrolase: MTTFPANFLWGAATAGHQIEGNNVNSDWWARELTMPGMELSGDACDSYHRYREDIDLLADAGLTSYRFSLEWSRIEPAPGAFSKAELAHYRRMIEHCFARNVTPVVTLQHFTTPQWFANDGGWLAPDASEKFQRYVKETTTILDGVEWVATMNEPNMQAAIMTAMRRMQLAEGGQWQSPTVEGTEETKQTHSDFLTYADPEIGRTFTAIHHAAREIIRAHTDAKVGWTIAAGALTAAPGGEEKLLEIRYGKEDVYWEGSRGDDFVGVQAYSSQQVDANGLVPHPPHPDNTLVGTAYRPDALAMAVRHAWKITGGIPVLVTENGIATADDQQRIRYTTEALQGLDQTMTEGIDVRGYLHWSLLDNFEWGHWEPTFGLIAVDRETFARTPKPSLAWLGRVAQSNQLDVEVSA, translated from the coding sequence ATGACAACTTTCCCTGCCAATTTTCTCTGGGGCGCCGCAACCGCCGGACACCAAATCGAAGGCAACAACGTCAACAGCGACTGGTGGGCACGCGAACTGACCATGCCGGGCATGGAACTCTCCGGCGACGCGTGCGACAGTTACCACCGGTACCGTGAGGACATCGATCTTCTTGCCGACGCAGGCCTGACCTCGTACCGTTTCAGCCTCGAATGGTCCCGCATCGAACCCGCCCCCGGCGCCTTCTCCAAGGCCGAACTCGCCCATTACCGCCGCATGATCGAGCACTGCTTCGCCCGGAACGTCACCCCGGTGGTGACCTTGCAGCACTTCACCACTCCGCAATGGTTCGCGAACGACGGCGGCTGGTTGGCTCCGGACGCATCGGAGAAGTTCCAGCGCTACGTCAAGGAAACCACCACCATCCTGGACGGGGTGGAGTGGGTAGCGACGATGAACGAGCCGAACATGCAGGCAGCGATCATGACAGCCATGCGCCGAATGCAATTGGCCGAGGGCGGCCAGTGGCAAAGTCCCACGGTCGAAGGCACCGAAGAGACCAAACAAACGCACAGCGACTTCCTGACCTATGCCGATCCGGAAATAGGAAGGACGTTCACCGCCATCCACCACGCTGCCAGGGAGATTATCCGCGCCCACACCGACGCGAAGGTGGGATGGACCATTGCGGCCGGGGCGCTCACTGCCGCCCCTGGCGGGGAAGAGAAGCTGCTGGAGATCCGCTACGGCAAAGAAGACGTCTACTGGGAAGGTAGCCGCGGCGATGATTTCGTTGGCGTTCAGGCCTACTCCAGCCAGCAAGTCGACGCCAACGGGCTCGTCCCACATCCGCCGCACCCGGACAACACCCTGGTGGGCACGGCATACCGGCCCGACGCATTGGCCATGGCAGTGCGCCACGCCTGGAAGATTACCGGGGGCATCCCCGTACTGGTCACGGAGAACGGCATCGCTACAGCTGATGACCAGCAGCGGATCCGCTACACCACAGAGGCACTGCAGGGCTTGGACCAGACCATGACCGAAGGAATTGACGTTCGGGGCTACCTCCACTGGTCCCTGCTGGACAACTTCGAATGGGGGCACTGGGAACCTACGTTCGGCCTGATCGCCGTCGATAGGGAAACCTTTGCCCGCACACCAAAGCCCAGCCTCGCCTGGCTTGGCCGCGTCGCCCAGAGCAACCAGCTCGACGTCGAGGTTTCCGCATGA
- a CDS encoding family 78 glycoside hydrolase catalytic domain: protein MGEAPYDLIVDSGGDQFSVTGPSPRLSWKIPADVAATAYELEATVDGVAQPTSTTASRLHVSWPWQELRSRQRVAWRVRIAEKTSEWSAWSAFETGLLDGDWTASWISPVEQEDKAYGQRPAHVLATEFMVDAEVKTARLYATALGVYTAVINGERAGTAELSPGSTSYDHTLYAQASDVTSSLAPGLNRLAIELSDGWYRGQVGAFRHPAGWGTSVGTRAELHIERVDGSHQIIVTDGDWTSTPSTTTRADLMDGQTVDFTAPTAPPSNVLLNVVDAPPIDWSPAPPVRVIESRVAKAVSEVRPGVWIADFGQNASGWIRLEDLGPEGTRTVIEYGEHVDSDGDLSTSHLDSHRPGEPARIFSQCDEVTAGASGQVFEPRHTVHGFQYARISRNGASLDPSKLSMQIVHSDLPSTGEFACSNEDLNQLHRIGQWSFLGNAVDVPTDCPTRERLAWSGDYQVFISTATRLRDVLGFSRKWLRSVRDDQLADGRITNFSPDGRGIKNHVDDQFAMMTGSAGWGDAIVTVPWELYEAYGDEAVLAENWDSMLRWVRWALEMARTTRHHARAKASPEPEPYEQYLWDGTFHWGEWTEPKERDADGRLIDPVQDNPMAWFMEDKGEVGTAYLYRSAATLARIARVLGRSTEATEFEEVSGAVRDAWRAAYLRPDGTTDADTQASYVRALAFGLLPGQSRERAVERLVELIRSADTHLGTGFLSTGYLLPVLVEAGRADVAYELLLQRTSPSWLYMVDKGATTIWESWEGIDNNGDAHDSLNHYSKATVLRFLHEHTLGLRQAEGSVAWHSIIIAPTPGPSVTWARGSHETPNGTISVHWQLDGDDLRIDADIPAETTARILFPDGSEYTAGPGRFRAAAPAALHGISVPSPA, encoded by the coding sequence ATGGGCGAAGCGCCCTATGACCTCATCGTGGACAGCGGTGGAGACCAGTTCTCCGTCACCGGCCCCTCTCCGAGGCTCTCGTGGAAGATTCCCGCCGACGTTGCGGCGACGGCTTACGAGCTGGAAGCAACGGTCGACGGCGTGGCGCAGCCGACGTCGACGACGGCCAGCCGCCTTCACGTTTCATGGCCGTGGCAGGAACTCCGCAGCCGGCAGCGTGTCGCCTGGCGCGTACGGATTGCAGAAAAGACGTCCGAATGGTCGGCGTGGTCTGCTTTTGAAACAGGTCTTCTCGACGGCGACTGGACGGCTTCCTGGATTTCCCCGGTCGAGCAAGAGGACAAGGCATACGGCCAGCGGCCCGCCCATGTCCTTGCCACAGAATTCATGGTGGACGCGGAGGTTAAGACGGCCCGTCTCTACGCCACAGCCCTTGGTGTCTACACCGCTGTTATCAACGGAGAACGGGCCGGGACCGCGGAACTGTCCCCCGGGTCGACGTCGTACGACCATACTCTCTACGCCCAAGCGTCAGACGTGACATCCTCGCTGGCCCCCGGACTCAACAGGCTGGCCATTGAACTGTCCGACGGCTGGTATCGGGGTCAAGTGGGTGCGTTCCGCCATCCCGCCGGTTGGGGAACTTCGGTGGGGACCCGCGCGGAACTGCACATTGAACGTGTCGATGGATCGCACCAGATCATCGTGACGGATGGCGACTGGACCAGCACACCGTCCACCACAACACGTGCGGACCTTATGGACGGACAAACGGTGGACTTTACCGCCCCGACCGCACCGCCGTCGAACGTCCTGCTCAACGTCGTGGACGCACCCCCGATTGACTGGTCTCCCGCTCCACCTGTGCGGGTCATCGAATCACGAGTGGCGAAAGCCGTTAGCGAAGTAAGGCCCGGCGTGTGGATTGCGGACTTCGGCCAGAACGCCTCCGGATGGATCCGGCTTGAAGACCTTGGGCCGGAAGGAACGCGAACAGTGATCGAGTACGGTGAGCACGTTGACAGTGATGGCGACCTCTCAACCTCACACCTGGATTCGCACCGGCCAGGAGAACCAGCAAGGATCTTCTCCCAGTGCGACGAAGTAACCGCGGGCGCGTCCGGGCAAGTCTTTGAACCCCGCCACACCGTCCACGGTTTCCAGTACGCGCGCATCAGCCGCAACGGAGCAAGCCTGGACCCGTCAAAGCTCAGCATGCAGATTGTGCACAGCGACCTCCCCAGCACGGGTGAGTTCGCTTGCAGTAACGAGGACCTGAATCAACTTCATCGCATCGGACAGTGGAGCTTCCTGGGAAATGCTGTGGATGTTCCTACAGACTGCCCAACCCGCGAACGCCTGGCGTGGAGTGGTGACTACCAAGTGTTTATTTCCACAGCAACGCGCTTGAGGGATGTGCTCGGGTTCAGCCGGAAGTGGTTGAGATCGGTGCGTGACGACCAGCTTGCCGATGGCCGCATTACGAACTTCTCCCCTGACGGCCGCGGCATCAAGAACCACGTGGACGATCAGTTCGCCATGATGACCGGATCTGCCGGGTGGGGAGATGCGATCGTCACTGTTCCTTGGGAGTTGTATGAGGCCTACGGAGATGAAGCCGTTCTCGCCGAGAACTGGGATTCAATGCTCCGGTGGGTCCGGTGGGCGCTGGAAATGGCACGCACAACGCGCCATCATGCACGGGCAAAGGCATCCCCCGAGCCTGAGCCGTACGAGCAATATCTGTGGGATGGCACCTTCCATTGGGGTGAATGGACGGAACCCAAGGAACGCGACGCCGATGGACGCTTGATCGACCCCGTCCAGGACAACCCGATGGCCTGGTTCATGGAAGACAAGGGCGAGGTAGGTACGGCCTATCTTTACCGCTCGGCCGCAACGCTCGCCCGGATTGCCCGCGTCCTCGGACGATCCACAGAGGCGACAGAGTTTGAGGAGGTTTCGGGCGCTGTTCGCGATGCTTGGCGTGCAGCATATCTGCGTCCCGACGGAACAACCGACGCCGACACCCAGGCCAGCTACGTCCGGGCCCTCGCGTTCGGCCTGCTTCCCGGACAATCACGCGAACGTGCCGTCGAGCGGCTGGTGGAACTCATCCGCTCCGCAGACACACACCTGGGAACGGGGTTCCTCTCAACGGGCTACCTGCTCCCGGTCCTGGTTGAAGCCGGCAGGGCCGACGTCGCCTATGAATTGCTTCTTCAGCGCACATCGCCGTCGTGGCTGTACATGGTGGACAAGGGCGCCACCACTATCTGGGAATCCTGGGAAGGGATCGACAACAACGGCGACGCCCATGATTCGCTGAACCACTACAGCAAGGCAACCGTGCTCCGGTTCCTGCACGAGCACACCCTTGGATTGCGCCAGGCCGAAGGCTCTGTGGCCTGGCACTCCATCATCATTGCCCCCACCCCCGGACCGTCGGTTACGTGGGCCAGGGGCTCTCATGAAACCCCCAACGGCACCATCAGCGTCCACTGGCAACTCGACGGTGACGACCTCCGCATCGACGCCGACATCCCGGCAGAGACGACAGCCCGGATCCTCTTCCCCGACGGATCCGAATACACAGCCGGTCCGGGCAGGTTCCGCGCCGCAGCGCCTGCGGCTTTGCACGGCATCAGCGTGCCAAGTCCCGCCTGA
- a CDS encoding MFS transporter, which produces MTTDKHGAPRLAGGIAAAEPSPGSHLPVGPVEHPELTEEPQTPVSKGYILWLMLASFGASIAMMVPLSYGIAVRITELAPGQEQMLGFITGTAQGIYLVVSPIIGIWSDRTRSRFGRRAPFIFLGTGIGLAGLVVMGLAPDLLLVGAGWVLGMAGWSISGAAIQNLMADKLPEGQRGRVSALTGLMTQIAPVLGIGVAYAVSSNTFLVFVVPGVIGAILLALFPLIKPEGSSQNITVDNRVTFRSVIASYGFSIRKYPDFAWNWLGRFVFFMGLYFNTTFGTFFYAQRLGLPVREVAGVVATIGMLGVVAAAAGALLGGFLSDKLKRRRLFVVIAAVLFVGGALAEAFAWSLPQLIIGAILMQTAIAVFATVDQAIVFAILPNRTETARYMAVVAFAQKIPSAVAPLVASVIITIGITGSDKNYTFLYLSGAVLALIGGLVIALKVKSIR; this is translated from the coding sequence GTGACTACTGATAAGCACGGGGCTCCACGTCTCGCCGGCGGCATTGCAGCCGCCGAACCATCGCCGGGCAGTCATCTGCCAGTCGGCCCCGTCGAACATCCAGAGCTCACGGAAGAGCCCCAGACTCCCGTGAGCAAGGGCTACATTCTGTGGCTGATGTTGGCCAGCTTCGGCGCATCAATCGCAATGATGGTGCCCCTCTCCTATGGCATTGCCGTTCGGATCACCGAACTTGCTCCCGGCCAGGAGCAGATGCTCGGCTTCATCACAGGGACAGCGCAGGGCATCTACCTGGTTGTCAGCCCCATCATCGGCATCTGGAGCGACCGCACGCGGTCCCGCTTCGGCCGCAGGGCTCCGTTCATCTTCCTGGGCACAGGCATTGGCCTGGCGGGATTGGTGGTTATGGGTCTCGCCCCGGACCTCCTGCTGGTGGGTGCAGGGTGGGTCCTTGGAATGGCCGGCTGGTCCATTTCCGGTGCTGCAATCCAGAATCTGATGGCTGACAAGTTGCCGGAAGGCCAGCGCGGCCGCGTCTCGGCACTGACGGGACTCATGACGCAGATTGCTCCCGTCCTGGGCATTGGTGTTGCCTACGCAGTTTCTTCGAACACTTTCCTGGTGTTCGTCGTCCCGGGCGTGATCGGCGCCATCCTCCTGGCACTCTTCCCGCTCATCAAGCCGGAAGGAAGTTCACAGAACATTACCGTGGACAACCGGGTCACCTTCCGTTCGGTGATCGCAAGCTACGGATTCAGTATCCGTAAATATCCGGACTTTGCATGGAACTGGCTGGGCCGTTTCGTCTTCTTCATGGGCCTGTATTTCAACACCACTTTCGGCACGTTCTTCTACGCCCAGCGTCTCGGGCTCCCCGTGAGGGAAGTGGCCGGCGTTGTGGCGACCATTGGAATGCTCGGCGTGGTGGCTGCTGCGGCCGGTGCACTGCTGGGTGGCTTCCTTTCCGACAAGCTCAAGCGACGCCGCTTGTTTGTGGTCATTGCCGCAGTTCTCTTTGTGGGTGGAGCCTTGGCTGAAGCCTTCGCATGGTCGCTCCCCCAGCTGATCATCGGCGCAATTCTCATGCAGACTGCCATCGCCGTATTCGCGACGGTAGACCAGGCCATCGTCTTCGCGATTCTGCCCAACCGCACCGAAACGGCACGGTACATGGCGGTGGTTGCCTTCGCCCAGAAGATCCCAAGCGCCGTGGCCCCACTGGTCGCCTCCGTGATCATCACCATCGGCATCACCGGATCGGACAAGAACTACACCTTCCTGTATCTCTCGGGCGCTGTACTGGCGCTGATCGGTGGGCTCGTGATCGCGCTCAAGGTCAAGTCCATTCGATAA